aagtataaatatatggatattaaataaatatttttctttatttattttgcgtAATTTGCATGTAGCaatataactataattttttagtaagtttatttcatatttattctatttaaaaagataaaagtataaaaaattattgcaaataatttgaaaattaaagtttCTTTGCCATTTATGTTCTCTAGGATGTGTATATCAAGCATGTATTTATTAGTTCTACGAATCTCATTCATCTATTGCAAATGGCGCCGTATCTGAAACTCATTGCCCAtgctaatttattataaacatcattttaaattattcaaacatGATTTCATTGTATGAGATCGACTTTGTCTCGATTGTGCTTCATATATTTCAGCGCGTTTTTACCAATCGCAGACACAAGTCTTTTTGAAACATCGCGTTTACTTCTTTACATTCACTATTATCACGATGTCGACTAGTTTCGACAACAGCACCGTGCAACACGCTCGACAAAAGTTGACCAGCGAAGATAAGAAATTTGCAGCGATAAATTTGAACGATACCAATGAGACTAGAGAGAATGCCGTCGCGGAGATTAAACGTTGGATAGAAGAAAGCGATGACTTGCTCTCACGAATTGGTAAAAATGATAGTAGACGCCTTGAAATATGGTTACTTGATGGAATTCAAATATAgctcattaattaaataaaattttataaaaaaacatttaaaaacaaaaaaaatattgtctgttcATTAAAATGTAGTggtactttttgaattaataaaaaattatttctcttagtgtgaattattaattaagataaaatagaataataaatcaacaaaatttttatatttaataatttaatacgcaAGATGTTTAAAACGCAAAAcatgagagaaaaatataatccaGCGATATATTCTGTAATTATTCAGTTTTTAACTTAAATAGCATTTGCGTTACGATGCGCATATATTACTTTTCTATATGTTTAATAGATAACctcttaacaataattttgtcttTATATTCGTTCTATACAATGTATCCGAgatttcaaaattcttatttatcAAGAGGAACATAATAATACATGCAATACGCACACATCAATCGGAAAAGAAATTCCTAtcaattgtgtttttttaaattgtgtttttataaattaatttgtacacttaatataaaatttaatgtataattcatATCGATTTAGCACTGTTTCAGATTAATTTATagtattaaagaatattttcaatctttatacAGATGACTTTTTTATTCTACGATTTTTGAGAGTTTGCAAATTTGATGTCAAGAAAACTAAGGACAGGATTCGAAACTATTACCAGCAGCGATCAGAGTTACCGGAATGGTGCGCAAATAAGGATCTGTTTCGATCGGAATTGCAAGAGCTGCTTGAACTGGGGTAATAGTTATTTCAGAGTTTAAATAAGTaatctgagtaaaatttttcctCACCTCTCTATTAAGTCGATCGATACATTACTATTTAGTTTTTAtgtactatttatatttaacaaagaaCTTTCCATAAACAGcaacgttatttttaataataaatgatttaaatttagtaataaatgtttattaatttttttagcatttctatttatattttagtaataaaatgttattaagatttttttagaaataattatatgtatacacaatGTGACAGTTAAGTTTTCTGAGGccacataaaatatcaaataaaagaatcgcaaatatttattaattttatcattaagtaTTGTGTGCACtcattttctaatatttacgGCTTTTATACAACGAATTGAATGCTTAAAAAGTGGTTCTGTCCAGATCACTTTCAGTTTTTTTCGATCATGTCACAATCAGTTTGatcaattgttaatttgatttttaatcttaatttttttcattgcaattttttaGGTAACAAAAGCTAGCAATTAGCTAGCGATAAATTATCACATTATattactgtaaaattaaaaggtataataattaattgccaAAGTTCGTGTTTATTTTTCATAAGTGGccggaaacattttttttgcatttgttttaTGAATGGTCACATTGCTTATAgatgaacaaaaataaattccatGAGTAAGTTTGCCGACAAACGCTGTTAATTTGATTTgtgcgtaaaaaaaatattttaaaaaatgaagaatgaAAAGTTATACTCGTTATATTATACTAATTTCGAAAAGGAGTGAATGTTGAAaccgcaacaaaaaacatttggGATGTTTATTAGGATTGTGCTTTTGTTcacgaacaattaaaaaatgattggcaaatttcaaaatgatgattttggacgaattttatttttatgattaataacgCTCTGAACGGCATTTTGACATTGATGATGACGTTGTCCGTACCTTAGTGGAATACAACTTTTTTtcctgttttctttttctttttattctgcAAGCAATATTGTTTGAGTACTGCATTGCGTTGAAATCTTTCTGGTTTCTTATGAAAATCGGACGCAAACTTTTGCAATCATCAAATATATCGAtttcttcgaaaaattttattcacgtttaaaagaaatattttatttacgtttaaataaagtaataaaagaaatattttatttacgtttaaattagtTTTACCCCTGCGAAAGCCAGATTATCAAGGAAGAATTGTTTTACTGCTACGCGTGACTCAGCAATTATACGAAATACCAAATATAGTTAAGGTAATGTTGAACaactaacaaataaaataacatattggtcgAATGATTTGTAAAGGTTATGCTGTCAcaataatgcatttttaatttatgtctaTTATTTTTGGATGGATGATTTTTCAGCTCTGTATACTGGCGTTAGAGACGGCAATGAAATATTATCCCGCAGGATCTGTATATGGTTGCTCATGCTATATGGATGGATCCAATTCAACTGTAGGTCACGTTTTTCAATTCTCTccttttgtgttaaaaaaaatagccTACACAGGGCAGAAGTGCTATCCTGTGAGATaccaaaaaatagttttttttaacatacCAAAAATCCTCAATATCGTTATGAgtgctttcaaattttttctgacagaaaagttaaaaaacagAGTATTTGTCTTCTCACATGAGCTATGTTTTGAAGATATTCCAGCTGATGCCTTACCTGTCGAATATGGCGGTACAGGTGGAACACTGCAGGAGTTAACAGGTAATtacgataaattaaataaatattaatgcgatactggataatataatataaaagatattttttgtatagCAAGTATAGCAAGTATATTTTCTGTAAAGCAAGTATTGCTAGAGAAATAATAAACGTCTCACAATTAATATGAGCTATTGCTTAGGCAACAGTCATTAAAAGTTTGTtaagaatttttgaatattaagttattatacatatatattaaatacatatttaagttaatatataatttggtataaatatgttatatatacaaatatttatttttacagaatattggaaaaaattgatCGAGGAGAATCGCGACTGGATTACGCAGGATGAGAATGGCCAAAGTATCCTGACAGTTGAACCTATAGAGAAAGATTTTCAGCAGACACATTT
The window above is part of the Solenopsis invicta isolate M01_SB chromosome 8, UNIL_Sinv_3.0, whole genome shotgun sequence genome. Proteins encoded here:
- the LOC105199672 gene encoding retinol-binding protein pinta-like, with product MSTSFDNSTVQHARQKLTSEDKKFAAINLNDTNETRENAVAEIKRWIEESDDLLSRIDDFFILRFLRVCKFDVKKTKDRIRNYYQQRSELPEWCANKDLFRSELQELLELGFLPLRKPDYQGRIVLLLRVTQQLYEIPNIVKLCILALETAMKYYPAGSVYGCSCYMDGSNSTVGHVFQFSPFVLKKIAYTGQKCYPVRYQKIVFFNIPKILNIVMSAFKFFLTEKLKNRVFVFSHELCFEDIPADALPVEYGGTGGTLQELTEYWKKLIEENRDWITQDENGQSILTVEPIEKDFQQTHL